The DNA segment ATTTCAGCTTGCAGGTTATTCGAATCTAAACTTGCTTCCTTCGAGGTAGGATTCAACGCAATCGATTGACAACCACCGCCGCCCAAGTCCCTCCGCCACTGCCCCCGCAGTGTTCGAACCTGCGAAGGGGTCGAGCACGATGTCTCCATCATTCGTCAACAACTTGATGAAAAACTCGGGAAGCGCGGCAGGAAAACGCGCAGGATGGATCGGTATCCCTGCTGCTTTGCACTGCTTTGTATAGGCGTCCGTCGCGGAGTTGTTACCGAACCGGAGCAAGTCTTCCGGGAGGATCATCTCTTCCACTACGTTCGACGGGATAGATCCTCCCGCATCGATTTTGTCGAAAGTAGATTTGATGTTATGGCCCGAGGGGCGTATGGTCGCCCTCACGCCCCTCTGGTTCAGACGTATCATGTCCTTGCTGTAGGACTTCAACACCTTCCGATTGTCGGCTTTCGGCCATGGGGTTTTCGCCAACCACCAGACATATTCCACCGAATCCTTGATCCGTACACGTCGTACGTTGACCCACTCAGCCGGGGTCGGCATCTTGGCCGGGTTATACCAGAAACATTCCTGCGCCAGATGGAAGCCGACATCCTCGACCAATGCAATCAGCAACTTGAAATGGTACAAGGAACGGGTCGGTTCACCGGGGTTGAAACTCCCGCCGATATTCAGCACAAAGCTGCCGTCCCCCGGGAGAATGCGATGAATTTCCCGGGCAAACCCGATGAACCAATCGACGTACTCCCGCTTTTCGACATTTCCGTACGCTTTCTTAAAGTGGAGCGCGTACGGTGGCGAAGTAAACACCAGGTTTATCGATCCATCCGGAACTCTGGACAAAACATCGCGGGAATCCCCAAGGTAAGCAGCCCCCAGTTGCGTCGTGTAATATGGGTCCATGCCACGAATAAAAGATTGTGGGTGGGGTTTGTCCTGAATTCCAAGTATGCCTTGAACAACTTTGGGGGACTTACGAATTGTACTCAATCTTGTCCCATTCCCTTTTTTTTGAAATTATAACGTATCACAAAGAATAACATATTGGTTTACATTGTCAACCTATTATACAAGATTATCGACAGATCTCTCCCTGTGGATTTCGCAGGCGGATGCCGCACGTAGGCGAGGCGTCAGCCGGCAGGCAATCGCAAAGCTAGTCAAATCGAAGCGCCTTAGAACGCTGGTTATCGGTGGACATACTCTTGTTCATCGCGACGATGTGATGACATTCGAACCGAAATCTGCAGGAAGGCCAAGAGCGAAGAAATGACAAATACCGAACTGATGGAATTGCTTCGTCGACTCGAATCTCTCGATGAAAAAGAACGCCAGGAAGTTTTCAAACATTTAAGAATGAAAATCCGCATACATGTTCTGGAAGATAAATGGAATGTCCCCGCCGAGATAATCCTTGAAGCCATCGCACGTTCCCAGGACATAACCCAACGAGGTATCCGAGGCGTCATTGCAGAGCTGTGTTTCCTTCTATATGTGCTTGATGGCGATGGATGGGAGGATAAATCCCCTGGTGGGGATTTCCCTTACGATTTTCTTATTAAAGACTCGACAGGACCCATAACGATACAGGTCAAACTGCAAAGGCAGGTAAAGGGAACCCCGTTGATTGCTCGCCAATGGCGTAAAAGTCTACCTGAATCTTTGTTTATCGTTGAAACCCAGAAGACTCGTTCAGGGAAGAACGCCGAGGGGGTAGATACAAGGCCATACAGATTTGGAGAGTTCGACATATTGGCCGTATCATTGCATCCGTCAACGAACGATTGGAAGAAATTCATGTTCACGGTGGGAAGATGGCTCATCCCCCGAAAGAAAGACCCCGATCTGATAAACGTTTTACAACCGGTTTCCAGCGATCCGAACGACGACTGGACGGACGATTTCGCAACGGCGATTGAATGGTTTCGCGGAGGAGAGTTAAAGACAATCTATCCGGGTAAACTGTGACAAGAGCACGCCGATCGATTGTTTATATTGTGCCCCTTTGGGGCAAGGGCGCCGGAGAACGGATGCCCACCGCGGGCGAACCGCCGATACGGGGTGCCCCTTGCGGGGGCCTGTAGCGACGAAGCGGTAGCCAGGGAGGGCGGAGCGAGGAAGCTACGGAGCCGCAGTCCGGCCAAGGACGGCCGGACAAGGCGTCCCCCGCGAAGGGGTACCCCGTGAGGCGAGTTTCGCCCGAAAAGGAGCGTTAGGTGTCCGTGTCGGCATATTTTGATACCCCCGTCGTGGTCCTGGGCTGCGGCAACCCGCTTTTCGGCGACGACGGGATCGGCCCCGCCGCCGTGGAGTACCTGCTTTGTAATTTCGATATCCCCCGCAACGTAACGGTGATGAACGCGGGAACCGGCGTCAGGAACCTGCTGTTCGACATCGTGCTCGGGGACGGAACCGTGAAAAAGCTTATCGTCGTCGACGCGATAGACGCCGGGAGGACTCCCGGGGAAATCCTGGTGATCGACCCCGCCGATATCGCTCCGAAGAAACTTTTCGATTTTTCCATGCACCAGATGCCCACTTCGAACCTGCTGCTGGAATTGAAGGATCATTGCGGGGTGGACGTGAGGATCATTTCGGTACAGGTTCAATGCATCCCGGATGTCGTGCGCCCCGGGCTCTCGGAGCCGCTTTCCCGCTCGCTGCCGTCGCTCTGCGGCAAAATTCTCGCGGAGTGCGCCGCAGGCTGAGCGGACGAACGATAATTACCGCTCCAGGGCCCGCCAGAGATGGTCCGAGGCAGGCCTGACCAGCTCTTCCTCTTCGCCGTTCCGCCTCACGATGCGTCGTTTCCGCTGCGATGACAGGATGCTGCCTATTACCGCGGCGGCTATCCCGCTTTTACGAAGTATGTTCACGACCTTGCCGGATGAATTCCTTTCGGCGGCTATCAGGAGGCTGCCGGACGCGATGAGGCACAGCGGGTCGATCCGGAAAAACCCGCATATGCGGCCGGTCTCTTCGGCGATCGGTATCTTCTCCTCGAAGATCCTGAAGCCCTTTTTCGATGCATCGGCCATTTCGTGGATTCCGTTGGCGACTCCGCCCTCCGTGGGGTCGTGCATGGCTGTCACGCCGCCCGTCCCGTACGCGAGAAGGGCGTCTTCCACCACGCTGATTCGGCGCAGGAATGCAGCCGCCTTTTTCACGACGGAGTTTCCCAGGCTGCCGGCGAGCAGGGGGCGCCTGTCCGTGGCGAGAATCGCCGTGCCCTCCATGCCTGCCGATTTCGTGAGGATCAGGTTGTCGCCGGGTTGCGCGCCTCCGGCGGTTACATAACGTCCGCGCTCCGTCATCCCCATGCAGCAACCGACGGCGATCGGAAAGGTAAGCCCGGGGGTGACCTCGGAGTGCCCCCCGATCACCGCCATGCCGAGCTTCCTTGCGGCCCTGTCGATCTGCCGGCAAACGGTTCCGACGATCGCTTCCGTTGCGTGTTCCGGAAACAGGAGGCAGGAAGAGAACCAGGCGGGGCGCACGCCGAAAGTGGCGACATCGTTGGCGTTGATGTTCACGGCCAGCCACCCGATCTGTTCCATGGCGCCCGTAATCGGGTCCATGGACGACACGAGGATCCGGCCGCCGACCCGAACGGCAGCTCCGTCCACGCCGATGGACGGCCCGACTACTACCTCTTTTCGCCGTGTCCCGAGATGCCGGAAGATCCGTCGTTCCAGCAGGCCCGGCGGCAGCTTTCCGGCCGAAAGCTTCATTCCCGGCGGCCTCCCCGGCATGCCCCGCCTTTACTTTTTTTTACAATGGCGCTCTTGCCTGCTTCAGTTTACCCCGGGGGGAAACCTTCATGCCATCTCACCCCCTCTTATATTTATTGAAGGACCATGGCATGAGGAGGCGGATATGAAGGTTGGATTCTATGGTCATGTCCGGCAATATCACGATTTGAAATCGGAACTTGATGCCGCCATTTCAGGCGTGCTCGAGAGCGGCGAGTACGTGCTCGGGCCCGCGCTTTCCCGTTTCGAGCGGGAGCTGGCGGACTTTCACGGAATGAAGCATGCCGTCGGCGTGAATTCCGGCACCGATGCGCTCTGGATGGCGTTCCTGGCATTGGGGATCGGCCCGGGAGACGAAGTGATCACGACATCGAACACCTTCTTCGCGACAGCCGAGGCGATCTGGTTCACGGGCGCCAAGGTCGTCTTTGTGGATATCGATCCCTCGATGTACAACATCGATCCCGCCCGGATCGAGGATGCGATAACGCCCCGGACAAAGGCCCTTGTGCCGGTCCATCTCTACGGCCAGATGGCGGATATGCCCGCCATATCGGAGATAGCGAGGCGCCACGGCCTGCATGTCGTGGAGGATTGCGCCCAGGCGATCGACGCGCTCGGGGACGGGTTCGCCCCGGGCGAGCTGAGCGACGCCGTCTGCATCAGCTTCATCACCCAGAAAAATCTCGGCACCTTCGGCGACGGCGGCGCCGTCGTCACGAACCGGGAGGACATCGCGGCGCGCGTCCGCGCGTTGCGCAATCACGGCTCGCTCAAGCGCTCCCATCACAGCATGGGATACAACAGCCGCCTCGACGATCTGCATGCCGCGGTTCTCGGAGTGAAGCTGAAGAAGCTCCCCGGTTGGACCGAACGGAGGCGGGAGATCGCGGAGATATACAACTCCGGGCTTAAAGGTACGGACTACAAGCTCCCCTTCGAGAAACCCGGCTACAGGCACGTGTATCACCTGTACGTTATCGAGTCTCCCGCGCGCGACGACTTTCTCAAATACCTGAACGATGCGGGGATCGACGCCAAGGTCCATTACCCGATCGCCATCCATCAACAGGAAGGATATCCGTGGGGGATGGCGGCGGATCGGAACGTCCGCCTGCCG comes from the Deltaproteobacteria bacterium genome and includes:
- a CDS encoding site-specific DNA-methyltransferase, with product MDPYYTTQLGAAYLGDSRDVLSRVPDGSINLVFTSPPYALHFKKAYGNVEKREYVDWFIGFAREIHRILPGDGSFVLNIGGSFNPGEPTRSLYHFKLLIALVEDVGFHLAQECFWYNPAKMPTPAEWVNVRRVRIKDSVEYVWWLAKTPWPKADNRKVLKSYSKDMIRLNQRGVRATIRPSGHNIKSTFDKIDAGGSIPSNVVEEMILPEDLLRFGNNSATDAYTKQCKAAGIPIHPARFPAALPEFFIKLLTNDGDIVLDPFAGSNTAGAVAEGLGRRWLSIDCVESYLEGSKFRFE
- a CDS encoding hydrogenase maturation protease gives rise to the protein MSVSAYFDTPVVVLGCGNPLFGDDGIGPAAVEYLLCNFDIPRNVTVMNAGTGVRNLLFDIVLGDGTVKKLIVVDAIDAGRTPGEILVIDPADIAPKKLFDFSMHQMPTSNLLLELKDHCGVDVRIISVQVQCIPDVVRPGLSEPLSRSLPSLCGKILAECAAG
- a CDS encoding hydrogenase — protein: MKLSAGKLPPGLLERRIFRHLGTRRKEVVVGPSIGVDGAAVRVGGRILVSSMDPITGAMEQIGWLAVNINANDVATFGVRPAWFSSCLLFPEHATEAIVGTVCRQIDRAARKLGMAVIGGHSEVTPGLTFPIAVGCCMGMTERGRYVTAGGAQPGDNLILTKSAGMEGTAILATDRRPLLAGSLGNSVVKKAAAFLRRISVVEDALLAYGTGGVTAMHDPTEGGVANGIHEMADASKKGFRIFEEKIPIAEETGRICGFFRIDPLCLIASGSLLIAAERNSSGKVVNILRKSGIAAAVIGSILSSQRKRRIVRRNGEEEELVRPASDHLWRALER
- a CDS encoding DegT/DnrJ/EryC1/StrS family aminotransferase; protein product: MKVGFYGHVRQYHDLKSELDAAISGVLESGEYVLGPALSRFERELADFHGMKHAVGVNSGTDALWMAFLALGIGPGDEVITTSNTFFATAEAIWFTGAKVVFVDIDPSMYNIDPARIEDAITPRTKALVPVHLYGQMADMPAISEIARRHGLHVVEDCAQAIDALGDGFAPGELSDAVCISFITQKNLGTFGDGGAVVTNREDIAARVRALRNHGSLKRSHHSMGYNSRLDDLHAAVLGVKLKKLPGWTERRREIAEIYNSGLKGTDYKLPFEKPGYRHVYHLYVIESPARDDFLKYLNDAGIDAKVHYPIAIHQQEGYPWGMAADRNVRLPNTQRSAASVISLPMYPELAPAEIDYVIDACRAWKSVRKSA